One genomic segment of Rhodohalobacter mucosus includes these proteins:
- a CDS encoding GLPGLI family protein, producing MESLKICIVALLFIIVFNNTSYSQENGKVTYVTILEAEDHQEMEGYLFFDAKNHSVFYAIRNENRVQLNSDSLSMRNSELTPSINFGFDFQPPKDSLSYFVHIDRTTKQIKSRRNIFRNGRYQKCIVLEEIDIFNWSLTDESKIIMDYKAYKAETAFRGRSYTAWYTPEININAGPWKFNGLPGLILEVTDSEGGVQFLLSSLEIPYETEGELLPPSEDMVLTFEEYIDLNDPETIANEFLDLINSKLPQGSKISSSPSISFKKNVKGIERMF from the coding sequence ATGGAATCATTAAAAATATGCATTGTCGCACTTTTATTTATTATAGTTTTTAATAACACTTCATACTCTCAAGAAAATGGTAAAGTTACTTATGTAACAATTTTAGAGGCTGAAGATCATCAAGAAATGGAAGGTTATCTTTTCTTTGATGCCAAAAATCATTCAGTTTTTTACGCAATTAGAAATGAAAATCGCGTGCAGTTAAATTCTGACAGTTTATCAATGCGTAATAGTGAATTAACCCCTTCGATTAATTTTGGATTTGATTTTCAACCACCAAAGGATTCACTCTCTTATTTTGTACATATTGACAGGACAACAAAACAAATTAAATCAAGGAGAAATATTTTTAGAAACGGGCGCTATCAAAAATGTATAGTCTTGGAAGAAATAGACATATTTAATTGGTCCCTGACAGATGAAAGCAAGATCATAATGGACTATAAAGCATACAAGGCCGAGACAGCATTCAGGGGAAGATCCTATACAGCGTGGTATACACCGGAAATCAATATCAATGCAGGGCCCTGGAAGTTCAATGGCCTGCCTGGATTAATTCTGGAAGTCACGGATTCTGAGGGCGGCGTTCAGTTCCTTTTATCATCACTGGAGATCCCATATGAAACAGAAGGGGAATTGCTTCCTCCTTCTGAAGATATGGTATTAACCTTTGAAGAGTATATCGATTTAAACGATCCCGAAACGATCGCCAATGAGTTCCTTGATCTGATTAACTCAAAACTTCCCCAAGGAAGCAAAATATCTTCATCTCCTTCTATATCTTTTAAAAAAAATGTAAAAGGGATCGAACGTATGTTCTAA